Proteins from a genomic interval of Papaver somniferum cultivar HN1 chromosome 4, ASM357369v1, whole genome shotgun sequence:
- the LOC113276099 gene encoding uncharacterized protein LOC113276099, with translation MRYHGLSFHAPAIMNCCMETSRSCTLVTLLPLFLLAVINNCASISFAAAAAAGGSGNSVQLHVHDTQVVMDNGLVQVTLSSPAGIITGIQYNGIDNLLEALNKEDNRGYWDLYSTHPGGKGNQFVIKATNFKVITQNENQVEISFSKKWDSTNSKDVPLNIDKRFVMRKGQTGFYTYGIYEHVQGWPAFNLNGTRVAFKLRKDKFQYMAVGKTRQRKMPMPEDRLPPRGKLLQFKEAALLVDPVDPAMKGQVDDKYMYTSNYEDIKVHGWVSSNPLVGFWQITASDEYRSAGPLKQDLTSHVGPTSLTVFLSSHYIGQDGVPIFQDGEAWKKVYGPVFIYLNTGPAGTKESALYDDAEKQLQQETKNWPYSFLGSPDYQKADQRGSVQGKLLVRDGEINKVDVPAKDAYVGLALPGEVGSWQRECKGYQFWTRAGPDGLFTIKNVVPGDYNVYAWVPGFIGDYKYEKLVTVKAGGVVTLAEDLVFEPPRNGTTLWEIGIPDRTAGEFFVPAVDPQYANPLYLKQDTWRQYGLWERYGEIYPKNDLVYTINSSDYRKDWFYAHVTRKVGTQFKSTTWQVKFKLDDIVKTGSYILRIAIASSTGAELQVRFNDATTLTPHFTTGSLYKDNAIARHGIHGLYLLFNVQAKTEWLRKGDNTIYFTQARSGGPFQGIMYDYVRLEGPTAAPKPVPVPKPQPQPQPKPKPVPAPGPETDAAPEPAAGPEPEEGPEPAAGPEQEPKPEPASPEAEPEPEAPTSPNTTTPASPEPEKKNAASLSSYSWTVAVLGLALYFVN, from the exons ATGCGCTACCACGGCCTAAGTTTTCATGCACCAGCAATAATGAATTGTTGCATGGAAACTTCTCGTTCATGCACATTGGTAACTTTACTACCATTGTTTTTGTTGGCAGTAATAAATAATTGTGCATCGATATCTTTTGCTGCCGCCGCCGCTGCTGGTGGTTCTGGAAATAGCGTTCAGTTGCATGTACACGATACACAA GTGGTGATGGATAATGGGTTGGTGCAAGTAACTTTGTCCAGTCCTGCCGGAATCATCACTGGGATACAATATAATGGAATTGATAATTTGCTCGAAGCTCTCAATAAAGAAGATAACAGAGG GTATTGGGATCTCTATTCTACCCATCCAGGAGGAAAAGGAAACCAATTTGT GATAAAAGCAACAAATTTTAAAGTAATAACACAAAATGAAAACCAGGTTGAGATTTCCTTCTCAAAAAAATGGGATTCAACAAATAGTAAAGATGTTCCTCTCAACATTGACAAAAG atttgTAATGCGTAAAGGACAAACAGGGTTCTACACATATGGAATTTATGAACATGTCCAAGGATGGCCAGCATTCAATCTTAATGGAACTAGGGTTGCCTTCAAGCTTCGAAAAGACAA GTTTCAGTACATGGCTGTAGGTAAAACAAGACAAAGAAAAATGCCAATGCCAGAAGATCGCTTACCACCGAGAGGAAAATTGCTGCAATTCAAAGAAGCTGCTCTTCTCGTGGATCCTGTCGACCCTGCAATGAAAGGCCAG GTGGATGATAAGTACATGTACACAAGCAACTATGAAGACATAAAGGTTCATGGATGGGTTAGTTCGAACCCACTAGTGGGTTTTTGGCAAATTACAGCCAGCGATGAATATCGATCAGCAGGTCCTCTCAAGCAGGACCTTACCTCTCACGTCGGTCCTACCTCTCTCACT GTGTTTCTTAGCTCGCACTATATTGGTCAGGATGGAGTACCCATATTCCAGGATGGGGAAGCATGGAAGAAAGTTTATGGTCCAGTTTTCATCTATCTTAATACCGGTCCTGCTggtacaaaagaaagtgcattaTATGATGATGCCGAGAAACAa cttcaacaagaaactaagaacTGGCCATACAGTTTCCTAGGTTCCCCCGACTACCAGAAAGCGGATCAAAGAGGTTCAGTTCAAGGAAAATTGCTTGTCAGAGACGG GGAAATAAACAAGGTAGATGTACCAGCTAAGGACGCTTATGTCGGATTAGCTTTACCAGGAGAAGTTGGGTCATGGCAGAGGGAATGCAAG GGGTACCAATTTTGGACAAGAGCTGGTCCCGATGGCTTATTTACAATTAAGAATGTAGTGCCTGGCGACTATAACGTATATGCATGGGTTCCTGGTTTTATTGGAGATTACAAGTATGAGAAACTCGTTACAGTTAAGGCAGGAGGAGTCGTTACATTAGCTGAGGATCTTGTGTTTGAACCTCCAAGAAATGGCACTACATTATGGGAGATAGGTATCCCTGATAGAACTGCTGGTGAGTTCTTCGTTCCAGCAGTTGATCCACAATATGCCAATCCACTATACCTAAAGCAAGACACATGGAGACAATATGGGTTATGGGAACGTTATGGTGAAATTTATCCCAAAAACGATCTTGTTTATACAATTAATTCTAGCGATTACCGCAAGGATTGGTTCTATGCACACGTCACAAG GAAGGTAGGAACACAATTCAAATCTACAACATGGCAGGTTAAATTCAAGCTAGACGATATAGTCAAGACAGGGTCTTACATATTACGCATAGCAATTGCATCCTCAACTGGTGCTGAATTGCAG GTTCGCTTTAACGATGCTACCACATTAACTCCTCACTTCACAACTGGAAGCTTATATAAGGATAACGCAATTGCTAGACATGGAATTCATGGTCTTTACTTGCTATTTAACGTTCAAGCGAAAACTGAGTGGCTTAGAAAAGGAGACAATACCATTTACTTTACACAAGCTAGAAGTGGTGGTCCCTTCCAAGGTATTATGTATGACTATGTTCGTCTTGAAGGACCAACTGCTGCACCAAAGCCAGTTCCAGTACCAAAGCCACAGCCACAGCCacaaccaaaaccaaagcccgtACCTGCACCTGGACCAGAAACAGATGCAGCACCAGAGCCCGCAGCAGGACCAGAGCCAGAAGAAGGACCAGAGCCGGCAGCAGGACCAGAACAAGAACCAAAACCAGAGCCGGCAAGTCCAGAGGCAGAGCCAGAACCAGAAGCACCAACTAGTCCCAATACAACTACACCAGCTAGCCCAGAACCTGAAAAGAAAAATGCGGCATCCCTATCGTCATATTCATGGACTGTTGCTGTTCTTGGTTTAGCCTTGTATTTTGTCAACTAA